From Cannabis sativa cultivar Pink pepper isolate KNU-18-1 chromosome 8, ASM2916894v1, whole genome shotgun sequence, a single genomic window includes:
- the LOC133030534 gene encoding uncharacterized mitochondrial protein AtMg00860-like — MCIDYRELKNLPVKNKYPFPRIDDLFDHLQGKTIFSKMDLWLGYHQLRIREEDIPKTAFRHIVGENGIMIDPGKIESVRDWPRPKTIYEVRSFIGLAGYCRRFVEDFSKISMPLPELTKKNQ, encoded by the exons atgtgtatcgattatcgggagttgAAAAATCTTccagtgaagaacaagtatccATTTCCAAGAATCGATGACTTGTTTGATCACCTTCAAGGGAAGACAATCTTCTCTAAGATGGATCTTTGGTTAGggtatcatcagttgagaattcgagaggaagacaTTCCGAAGACTGCATTTC GTCATATTGTCGGTGAAAATGGTATTATGATCGATCCGGGAAAGATTGAATCAGTTAGAGATTGGCCGAGACCAAAGACAATTTATGAGGTTAGAAGCTTTATTGGTTTAGCTGGATACTGTCGTCGTTTCGTAGAGGATTTTTCTAAGATCTCCATGCCATTGCCAGAATTGACTAAGAAGAACCAATAG